The sequence below is a genomic window from Haematobia irritans isolate KBUSLIRL chromosome 3, ASM5000362v1, whole genome shotgun sequence.
CGAATATGAATCTACTGTCTCCTTCAGTGATGATGTATCGCAACTGTCTTCCTCTCTTCTCATGGTAGGGGGCGCCAATTCCCTAAAGCGACAATCGTAGGATTCTCTGATGGAAGATGGGTGAGAGGACGATACTGGACCTATATGTGGGGGACCCAGACCTCGAGATCCTATTACAATTAATGGATCACAGCACAGGATGCAGGGAGGAGAGCTTGCTATAACGGAATGGGTTAAGTGGCTCAAAAATAACACGACGCCACAAAACGTGAACAATTTCACAAATTGCCTGAGGGCAATAGCAGGCATTACGGTTCGATCGCGAAAGGGATTGGAATGCAAAAACATAGTCCGCGACTATTCAGAATACGGAGGGATCCGCATCATATGGATGTCGGGACATGACGGAATACGAGGAAATGTAAGTGCAAGTGGCGATAGGAGCTAGGACACATAGGAGGACCGGGGGAATAAAAACCCGGCAGCTAGAATTGAGATAACATCTGCGCCGAATAGAAGCATCGAAGGATGATGCATGTAGGTCttgttttaaaaataatgaaaacttGCAACACTTCCTTTGTCACTGCCCTAACTTTACTATCCAACCGAAAGTGAACGGCGGTGGAATTAGTTTTGGCAGATGGAATAACCCAATGGTCTAGGCTTGTACTCTAACTGGGGTTGTCATCTATCTCCTCCAACACAATAAATGGACGAAAGgtattcggactcggctgtagAATTCCCTTgactgagctaaacatagaatcgggaagAACTCATTGATCTGAAAGGAATTCACAACCAATGGTATCACGACCTTACGGGACCGGTACAGGGCTAGtctctggtgtgtatggacctgtTCCAGTTCTGACCAAAACACATGGAAGGGACcactcactttaacatgggcttgtcattgagGGGGTAAATCTTCATTTGAGGACACGTCTTGGATTCATTCAAAAGTGACAATTCCTGATAGAATAGACAAGTCCTCATGAACCGGTATCGGTAAAACTCTTAAGAATCTGTCTCATTTTGGGcatccgaatcgcaccagaaatgaaaatgttttgaaatatgttgaacaattggttattctggtaattctatttcaataaatgtgtagatctaataagattttaatattaaGCGGAAGTGGaaggaaatcaataaattatgactatttaaaaattgcgacaaactggACCACCGGTACCAGTTTTGTCACACTTCcgccagtggcaatttgcatcaATTTCCCGTAGGAAATGGTCTGAATAGGCCAAGTGAGACTGAAGTAACGGATTACCGCTATAACATAACCAAGATTTTGGTTATAGATTAGCACAGCCTAGAGACACTTTGTGTTTATATCTCACTTTCCTTTCAGAATTTGCCGAATTATCCACAAACGTTCGTTCTCCTTCTGGCAGCGAAATAATATCTTCTTCAAGTATACCAAACCGGGCCAAGAAATGGTTGCCGCTTTGCAAATTCTTCATGGGGAAACAAATCGTGTTATGAAATTAAGACGTAAGATGCTCGAAGAATCAAACATTACAAATCTTCAAGATGCGGAAAAATCCATCGATGATATTGGAACAAAGAAACGTTTCGCATTTCTGGATATGTTACTAATATCACAAATGGAAGGTGTTCCCCTAAGTGATCGGGATATTCGTGAAGAAGTCGATACATTTATGTTTGAGGGACACGATACAACTAGCTCTGCTATAGGATTTGCTATTTACCTTCTCTCTCAACATGCTGAAGTCCAAGATCAAGCCTATAAAGAGGCTATGGCTTTAGAGGGTCGTGAAAAAGAATCTATGCCATATTTGGAGGCAGTGATAAAGGAGACGCTACGTTTATATCCTTCAGTACCATTCTATTCACGACAAATGAAAGAGGATACCGATGTGGGTAAATTGAAAGTACCCAAAGGGGCAAGCGTTAGTATTCTCTCCTATGTTGTACATCGCGATGAGAACTACTACCCTGAACCAGAGAAATTTATGCCTTCACGTTTTTTGAAGAATGACAAGGATCAGCATCCCTTTAGTTTTGTGGCATTTAGTGCTGGTCCCAGAAATTGTATAGGTTTGTGAAATGAGAagtttgtgattgaattttctCCTACTAATATCCATTTTTCGTTTATGATTACAGGTCAAAAATTCGCCATGCTTGAATTGAAATGCTCATTGTCATCACTTTTGCGTAATTTCGAATTTTTACCAGCTAAAGACTTCGTTCCAAATCCTTTGCCCGAATTGGTAATGAAAAGTGGCAATGGCATTAAAATTCGAATGAAGCCACGTCACTAAATAATTCTACCATACCATTGAAATACATAACGatgtaatttataaaaaaataagtttgtATATAATATAATCGTACTCAATATTTGCAGATGATCTAATACATTAATAAAATCATGATAAGTTTAATCATTACATCCTAGCTAAAAAGGGaaggttgttccacaaacatttactTTTAAGCGCAATCAGAGATTCTCTATCCATTTGTCCACTTCCGTcgaagttcttttggacaagtcgtAGAACTCGACTCACAATCACCTCCTGAGCAAGGTTGcaacatttggtagaattctaccaaaaatggtatattttttactctttggtagattgacaaaattctcggtgtttttggtagatttggaaaaatattcccaaattttctatagaaatcaaattttgacaaaatttcctaacaaaacaaattatgacaaaattttctacagaaataaaatcatgagaaaaaaatttcaaaaaaataagattttgacaaaattttttaaaaaaataaaatctataacatagaaataaagttttgacaaaattttctatagaaaaaaaaattgacaaaattttctatagaaataaaatcttgacaaatctttctatagaaataaaattttgacaaacttttctataaaaataaaattttgacaaatctttctataaaaataaaatgttgacaaaattttttatagaaataaaattggacaaaatttcccaagaaaacaaattttgacaaaattttttacagaaatcaaatcttgagaaaaatttttctatagaaataaaaaatttttttataaaaataaaattttgagaaaaaaaaatctatagaaataacatttgaataacattttctatagaaatcaaattttgacaaaattttctaaggaatagaattttgacaaatttttctataaaaatacaattttgacaaaaatttttatagaaataaaaattttctataggaataaaattttgacaaaaatttttgttgaaataaaattttgacaaaattttctatagaaataaaattttgacaaaattttctatagacataaaatttagacaaaattttctatagaaatacagttttgacaaaattttctatagagaaaaaattttctatagaaatatatagaaatacaattttgacaaatctttctatagaaataaaattttgacaaatctttccataaaaatacaattttgacaaaatttttttatagaattaaaagttttctataggaataaaattttgacaaaattttttattgaaataaaattttgacaaaattttctatagacataaaattttgacaaaattttctatagaaatataattttgacaaaattttctgt
It includes:
- the LOC142229168 gene encoding putative cytochrome P450 4s3, yielding MNTLALIAFALWALFMRFLPQIFEFIKLKRWADTLPGPTISELIENVKKGQILSWVKELRVKHGSTFRIWFGKDLMVFFTDPEDVKQLLSNNSLLHKSTNYKILLPWLGQGLLTNGGESWHSRRKLLTPAFHFRILSEFKEPMEENCKILARRLQEKADEKEFDIYPYITLFALDVICETAMGIKKNAQMQSESEYVKAVQAICRIIHKRSFSFWQRNNIFFKYTKPGQEMVAALQILHGETNRVMKLRRKMLEESNITNLQDAEKSIDDIGTKKRFAFLDMLLISQMEGVPLSDRDIREEVDTFMFEGHDTTSSAIGFAIYLLSQHAEVQDQAYKEAMALEGREKESMPYLEAVIKETLRLYPSVPFYSRQMKEDTDVGKLKVPKGASVSILSYVVHRDENYYPEPEKFMPSRFLKNDKDQHPFSFVAFSAGPRNCIGQKFAMLELKCSLSSLLRNFEFLPAKDFVPNPLPELVMKSGNGIKIRMKPRH